The window CGCACGCTCGGCTTAGAATGTGATCAACAGAGCAGCGCTGAGTCGTAGTGAGAGGCAAAAGCAGATTTATCAACATATTACAACAATGGATGCTTTGACTGAAGATGTGGCACGGTCGGATATGGACACTGAGATGACAGCGTTGACACCTGAGGATATAACTGAACAAAACCTCGAGGGCAGTGATGAAGTGGAAATCCTTAGAAACAGGTACAGATCAGTAATTCGTAATATTGTATTCTGGATTTATTGTTGCAGCTCAAAGCCAAAGTTTTCTGTGTGATGAGGTTTgctttatagttgtattttcCCAAAATAAGTTGGATCCTTTCCCGTATGAAATGAAATTCCATTAGTGACACTAACCTGTCTGTGCATTTGACTGAGTGTTTAAGTGCATGTGTATATACACTGAGTTgttaaaactaatgcagtctaaaacaaaaataatagaaacacctgTCAGTATAAGACAATGCAGTTCAACAGCAACTCAAACTGTAGCCTCCAACATTATCATTAAGTTTAATCAACACATTTTTAGAGTAGTTTTAAAAACCTAAAGCTAATAACCTTCATCACAGGAGGAGTTATGCAtgactgttgtattagactgcattagttttagctagttGTCAGTGTGTGAAAGGGTGTGGAAGTGAGAGAAGGTCAACATAGATATAATCAGCTAAATACCGGTAAAATGTCAGTAATTTTTGCTGCTACATGATCATTTTACAAAAATGATTCACAAGGCTatctaaaaatgtaatttctaatGTCAAGATATTTTCTAATCCAGTTAACAGAACAGTGTAAACAGTAATTTAAGACATTTAAGGCTCCTCTTTGACTGACTTGATTAGTTTTTCTTGATCTGAGTGATCTTAAATTTCATCCCCTTAGATGTCGTTTGTTTATCTCACTGCCATCTTGTTTCTCTGCCTTCAGTTTACGCGAGGCCGTCCACGATGACAATGTCCGGCCCAAGATGCAGTGCCTGATGATGGACTCTTCCTTCTCTATGGTAACTATGCAAGGCGAAGACAGCGGGATCGCGTGGGAGACTACCCCTAGTCGCTGCACCACGCCTTGGGCATCCGAAGCTGGAAACTTTACTATGGATCTCAGCTCTCCAGTTGCAGTGCGGCCTGCAACACCTGGGTCTGTTCCAGCAGGGAAGATTATCTTTGTCATGGACGAGGAGTTGATGTCAAGACGGAAGAAAACTAAAGAGAGGGTAAATCAGAAGAGCAAAGGCGACAGACTACGGGAAGTTGCAGAAAGTTCTGGGAACATCTCCGGAAGGCCGGAGTTAGTAGAATTCTCGCAGCCAAATGTGAAAACCGAGGAAGGAGACGAAGAGGAGGCGATTGATCCTCTGGTAGATAAAGAGCAAAAGCTATTCAGGTTAGTGTCCGAGGGCTCTGAAATCCTCAACATCGTTGTTCCTCCAAAATTCGCTTCTGTGGATGAAGAGGAGAGCAAAGAAATGGTGGACAACCTTTCTTATCTGGAGGAGAGCCTTCTTCCTAAAGCCAGTGAAGAGACTCATGATAACGAGCTGGTGTTGACAGGACCAGATGCAGCAGGAGGTGACCAGGTCAAGCCCTCGTCTTCCATAAGTACAAATGTAATGGATCCACCAGGGGCTCCAGTGGCCAGACCTCTGGGCAGAGGAGCTGCTGGCAATGTGGACTACTTTGAGGCGTTCACCATGGTTGATGCTGAGGCTCCAGGAAGTCCTGCTGTGATCGCACAGGGACTGGTGGAGCAAGAAACAGAGGCAGAAGCTGCCACTGAGATCCAGGACACCGAGAAACCTGCGCAGTCTGAAGACAACACCACCACAACCATAACTGTGGATGATGACAATTTAGACACAATCAGCCTTGAGGAAATCAACAGCGATCTTCTAGATGAAGTCTTCTACGGCGGTACAGACAGCTATGTCATGAAAACTCTAGACAAAGAAGGCAGATGTGACGAGCCTTCAAGGCTCCCTTCAAAACCGAGCGGCTCGAATTTGTTCGGAAGCCAAGAGGACATCCTCACTCCAATCTTTCTACCAGAAGGACCTCGCAAAATTATCGACCAAATTTTGCTGGAGGAGCCCAAAGCCATGGCTTTCCTTTACACTGACCTGTACGAGGAAGCAATCGGCAGTCggaaaaaagaagaggataCAGAAAGCATGACGTCTGAGAAGTCTTTTCACAGCAGGCATTCGGACCGTGAGGCCAGGGGATATTTAGAGAAATATGTCCTTGTAGATGAGACTCCTGCGGTGGAAGTGGAACCAACCGATGAAGAGAAATGCCCAGAGGAAGGTCCTCGGGTATTGTCCCAAGATTTGTATGATTTTGGCGATCTGCTGTCCGAGCCTGAAAAAGGTGAGATGTCAAATACAGAGGAGGAAATCACAGACTTCTTGAGGACCTGTGACAATTCTTCTCCATGTGATGTAGACCCATTCCCTCAATCCCTCGAAGAGGATGAAACCCAATCAACTACAAAAACTAAAGTCAAGATGGACAAAAATGTCTCCATCAAGGTAGAAAAGGTCGCTAAAATCCCAGAAGAGCCACTTAGCGTCTCAAGCTtcgagtttctctcagaggAACTCGACTGGGGAAGCATAGATGATCGTGAAGCTCTGGACGAGAAAGAAACAATCAGTACAGATCAGGAACTGTGGAAAAAAGATTTTGAAATGCAAAGGCCAGTTGCCCCCCCAAGGAGAAAGGCCACATCCGTTCCTAAGGCATGTCTGGACCTCACACCTCTGACCCCAGTTGATGACATTATGCAGGAAAAAGAAGAGGCTGGTGGAAAGGAACAGAGggtggaggagaaagagacCGCATCACCAGCAGAGCCTGCCGACGAGGGAGATGCAGATGGAGAGGAAATGATGCAACCCTTCTCCAATGTTGCTCTATTCGAAAATGCCCTGGCTGCAGTGGAGTCCCCACAAACTGAAAGTGTAGAAAATTGCATCGAAACAGCTGTGAGAAACACAAATCCAGCTGCAGCTCAGGAGAAAGAAACTAAAATAGtagaagaaaaggaaacaagCGAGACTGAAGCAGCTGTAAAACAAACTGAACCAGAAGGAGTAGAGATTCAGTCATCAGAattagctaaaacagagagtcCAGAGAAACAAGGCGATAATTCAACTGAACCAGCTAAAGACAAAGGACAGTGTGTAATACTCTAACTGTTCTCAACAGGTTTATTGTCAAGTGCCTTGCTGGTGTGTCTTTATTCAAGGTCTTAAAATCGCAGTAGAATCAGCCTACAATCAGCCTACAATCAACTGAGGTAAATTCTTAAAACTTCATATATTAAAAGTGCCAAATAGCTtacaatttatttataatttgtaCCCATTTGTACCTGGCTGTACTCATACGGCATGAAGTCAACACTCCTATCTATAACAGATGATCAAATGTCCGTAGAAGaatattttcctttgtttaCTCAGTGTGAATGGGTGGAAGTAGTGCATGAATCATAGCGTGTTCGAAGGGAGATGTTTGGGTCACGAGTGGGAATTAAAACGGGTGAAAGTGCATGTGTGACGTTAGTACGGATCTTCAGCTATAAATAAGCCTCTCTGGCTGTTAACCTGACACCTTGTCTCAACTAGGAGTCTGTGTACCTTCttgtaaacagtaaaaaaaaaaaaaacatgcacgtTCGTTGTTTAATTCTTGATGTTTTCCGACATAACTACAATTAAtgttacattaaaacatttaactaTGTGCATCTGCTTCTGTATTATTATCCAACACATATCAGGCAAAACACTGATGTGTATGACCATGCATGCTTTTTGAGCCAATCAAATGTAGCTGTTTTTAGACTGGACAGTGCAGTATTTACCCAACATATGTGGCCATTAAAGCTGGTTTATGTCAGGCATTATTTGCAGATACAGTTGCCTCTAGGCCTGACTCCAATGGATCCCATCTGGAGCTCAGTAGTGATTCTTTTCCTGCTGGCCTTGAAGAAGAAACTCCCAGATATTCATACAAACTTGCACAGATGTGGTTAGATATAAAGAGAAGTAAAGGTGCAGTACaaatgtatttagtatttttgtttgtaataatGTAATGGTTGTGTTTGAAGGCTTTTTTGGACCTTTTATTATCAGTTTAAATGCGCTTTGGCGACACCCAGTGTTACAAAATGTGCATGTTactcttattttcttttttaaaatcacctttttttcctccacatCGACATGTGGCAGCTGTGAGTCTCAAGGTCATAGAAGTACAGTAGATATAGTGGATTGGCTAATTCACACAGCTAATAAACACATTTCCCCAATTCAATTACGTAAACAATTGTTAAAATTAAGATGCTGTTCGACTTGGCAAAATAAGATTATCTAATTTTAAAGCTAACTGACATGTATAGCTAGCTCtttgtatacatttaaaaacagtattaataaaaacaaaaagaactcAGTCACGCctgaaaaataactttttatttgaaataaatagCTATTTGTAAACCAGTTTGCAGTCTTTCTAGTTGTTGTGTTTCTATACTCAGAAGTCACTCTCCTCGGCGCTGTGTAGTCTCCAGCATGAAGGAGGCTACCTGTGTTGCATTCACGTGCTCCTCGGATGGTTCATATTTCCGAGTGGGGAAGTCGTTCTTCCGACTTCAGTGTGTTCGTGAGCTTTAATCGTAATGTGGGGAAAAACATGGACGCTACAAAAGAGTTgtgttatattttattgttcagAGCGTTTAAACAATAGATGTTTCCAGTATTACATACCAGACTGAAGCTGTAGGCTACATTGTGTGTTACAGTGATTTTGTCCCAGACTCCAGTCACCAATACATTCCCTAAAACCAGTGGTTTTAAACCTC is drawn from Sander vitreus isolate 19-12246 chromosome 16, sanVit1, whole genome shotgun sequence and contains these coding sequences:
- the LOC144531416 gene encoding uncharacterized protein LOC144531416 — translated: MDALTEDVARSDMDTEMTALTPEDITEQNLEGSDEVEILRNSLREAVHDDNVRPKMQCLMMDSSFSMVTMQGEDSGIAWETTPSRCTTPWASEAGNFTMDLSSPVAVRPATPGSVPAGKIIFVMDEELMSRRKKTKERVNQKSKGDRLREVAESSGNISGRPELVEFSQPNVKTEEGDEEEAIDPLVDKEQKLFRLVSEGSEILNIVVPPKFASVDEEESKEMVDNLSYLEESLLPKASEETHDNELVLTGPDAAGGDQVKPSSSISTNVMDPPGAPVARPLGRGAAGNVDYFEAFTMVDAEAPGSPAVIAQGLVEQETEAEAATEIQDTEKPAQSEDNTTTTITVDDDNLDTISLEEINSDLLDEVFYGGTDSYVMKTLDKEGRCDEPSRLPSKPSGSNLFGSQEDILTPIFLPEGPRKIIDQILLEEPKAMAFLYTDLYEEAIGSRKKEEDTESMTSEKSFHSRHSDREARGYLEKYVLVDETPAVEVEPTDEEKCPEEGPRVLSQDLYDFGDLLSEPEKGEMSNTEEEITDFLRTCDNSSPCDVDPFPQSLEEDETQSTTKTKVKMDKNVSIKVEKVAKIPEEPLSVSSFEFLSEELDWGSIDDREALDEKETISTDQELWKKDFEMQRPVAPPRRKATSVPKACLDLTPLTPVDDIMQEKEEAGGKEQRVEEKETASPAEPADEGDADGEEMMQPFSNVALFENALAAVESPQTESVENCIETAVRNTNPAAAQEKETKIVEEKETSETEAAVKQTEPEGVEIQSSELAKTESPEKQGDNSTEPAKDKGQCVIL